GGGCTATCAACAGCTGGAGAAAACTGATGCTTTCACTATGTGGTGGTTAGAAAATGCTGGAGCAATTTTGATTTACTCAGCTAATCCTAACTCTGATAATAAAATTCACGATCGCTACTCGCCTGGATTGCACCATCTTGCCTTTAACGCCGACAGTCGCGAACAGGTAGACAATCTTTATAAAATGCTGGTAGAAATGGGTGCTACCATA
This DNA window, taken from Funiculus sociatus GB2-C1, encodes the following:
- a CDS encoding VOC family protein is translated as MTFGSVNHLSLTVSSIEKSEPFYDSVLRFMGYQQLEKTDAFTMWWLENAGAILIYSANPNSDNKIHDRYSPGLHHLAFNADSREQVDNLYKMLVEMGATILDSPAEYNQYAPGYYAVFFADPDGIKLELVHMPNIP